The genomic segment caccttgttctctctctctctctctctctctctctctctctctctctctctctctctctctctctctctctctctctctctctctctctctctctctctctctctctctctctctctctctctctctctctctctctctccatttgcGTGCATTATACCTAAACCGCTGCATCAGTcccaccagcacccccccctcacccctcataCACTTCATGCCACACTTAATTCCTCTTCTTATTCTTCCCCTCCCTCGCCGGCGCTCAGacacattcacatttacatgCACGCAACCGACGCCCCTCCCCCGTGACCAGTGGGGCCTAAAAGAACCAAATTGGCCCACCTTCTCCATAACTCAAGGTGACACCGAGGGAAAATGGCATTCGtggcgaggaggagggaggtggaaaGAAAATCATATTTCTGACTGTCGCACTGATGCATGAGGCCGGTCAACGGAGCCTcccaggcctgtgtgtgtgtgtgtgtgtgtgtgtgtgtgtgtgtgtgtgtgtgtgtgtgtgtgtgtgtgtgtgtgtgtgtgtgtgtgtgtgtgtgtgtgtgtgtgtgtgtgtgtgtgtgtgtgtgtgtgtgtgtgtccctgtcctAAGCGCACACGCCCCTGGATCGGAGCGCTATCTGAAACTTGTCACTTGCTGACAAAAACCACCACATCCAAAGTGTTGCTGTCGATGCCTCTCCCAGCCATATCTCTCCTACCAGGCGGGAGGCCGGGTTGCTCCATCACAAAGAGGGTACACAGCATCCATTCCCTAAAGTGTGCCCTTGTGTGGGggcacacccacagacagacagtactAAGCGATCCAGAGCACAAAAGGCAGCAGGCCGGAGAGTAGAGGGGGATTTATCAGCAGTGAGGAGGGCGAGCTGGGGAGGTTAGAGATAAACACAGAGATGAGGCATCTCTTTCTCTGCCGAGCCCTGTGTAGGGTGTGTAAGGTATAGGCACCTTAACCAGGTCGGAGGTTAAAACAACAGCGCAGCCGTCTCTGACGAACAGCCTGGAGCCCACACTCCTTTATGTCCACAACAGGGCTGGTGCCTACATGCAGAGGCATGCGTGGAGCCTATTGATTTGGTTCAGTCGTGAAATGCAGCGAAGAGTTTGACTCCCACAAACCATATGGATgaggtggtttgtgtgtgtagggggtgtgTTGCATTTCAATCTCGGCCGATGTTTATGTCATGCCTGCATGGAAGAAGTGAAGTGTGGATACAAATAGGACAACAATGGCTCTGTCCGTCGGAGCAGGAATATCAAAGCATATTAGAAACACACAACTAGATTCAGGGCAAAACAGGTTAGGAACGAATCATcagagaaatgtgtgtgtgtgtgtgtttgtttgagagtatgtgtgtgaatgtgaggctATGTCATACGCATCGCATGGCACCCATACGTTCCGCTGACAGCTGAACCACAAGAACAATGGTGACCGTGTTTCATTCATTATGgatcgaaacacacacacacataagtatGCATACAAAGACAGGCGTGCCCCGCTGTAACATACTGCTCTGCTCCATAATAGATGTGTAGTAACATCCTACAGGCACCTCGCGGGCTCCGAGAGAGACGGGGCCAGGACGGATGTTAGAGCGCTGTTCTTGGGGGGCACTATACCATGTTCACTCACCTCCCAActcaccccctccctgcctGCGTGGACCGTTGATCCATGAAGGCTGTGTTCATCAGCTTGATATGGTTTCGTTTGGACTGCAGCCTGCCTGCGCAACTCAACCAGTGCAACCAAATGATAACCTTTCAGCCTTTAATGCACCAACCCTGGCCTGAGATAAACCAATCAAATGTAACCTATTATCAGGCATGACAAATTAAATATATGATAAGTAATGATTAGGATTTAACTGCATCATATTTGTTTTTCTGAGCCACACTTTGTATCTTTCGACAGCCTAATGTTATCGCATTATGTCCACACGTTCATAACATGTATCACACGTTATGACATTCATTTCCCATGTTGTCAGTGTGATCGGAgcacccccccgtccccgtccccgtcttGCGTTCTGCGTTCTCCAGGCAGCATGTGTCATCGGTCAGCTTTATGAGTGCTACTGGAGACATAACTGAGTCAGTGCATCGTTAGTATCACACTGGTTTCAAAGTTAATAGGAGACTCATTAGTTAACAGTATATTTGGATAGATTTTTTGGTCATCTTAATTATTTAGCTTGTCAAATCAGTTAATTTTATTTCTGCTGTAATTTAATTCTAAATTATGCACTAAACACATCTGAACAAAAGATTGTAATTTTATAGATATCTTTATCATTCTTTTTTATTGTCAACAATTTTCAGTAGCATCCGAATTAGACTACAACAATCAACGCCTTCCGATACTGGCAGCATTGGAAACTTCTGGGACTTCTGAGTTCCCTCAAATCCATGATGTTAGTCCATGTAATGGTTTTAACGAGGCCTTAGCCGGCATGGTGTTGCAGAGGTGGTTCGAAATGACTTCACACCACAAGTAAGCCTCCATGATCATCACTGTCTTGGTTTCAAGTTGTTCCCCCCAAACAGCACTCCCAGGAACTAAGCAACCACAGCTGTTAACCCGTGGCTTCCCGAACCTCCTCCATCGCTCTTTGTATGTATTGATTGTCTCCTTGTTAGCCGAGACGGGATTCAGTAGCTCCCCAACCTTGCCGCTGGGCAAACACAGCAAGGGGGcccatttttttcaaatgttaccCGGAGCTAGTTGTTAGTTGTGTTTTTCAATTGTTAATAAGACAATGCACCATCGGATCCGAATAGCTGTCTCCGTGCATAAGTAATGTCTGGAACAACTGCAAAGCTAATCAGGGAAGACGTACTTCCTGCTTTCCCCAGCGGACCGCTGGGTAATTAAGAATGGGCTGCAGGAGCGTGCGCGATGCAACGTGCCTAATGCAATGTGCTCTTAGtgctgaggaggagagagagagagcgggaggagagATTACCGTAACCCATAATGAACCCACCAGCGAGAGGCATGGCGCGTCTGAGAAGAGTGCAACAGGGAACGGAGAGGAAAAATtaaaggctgctgctgctgcctgaaATTCCGGAAGAAAATACATAAATGGAGCACCACTGTACATCACAAATCCTGGGGGAGGGACTGTGAGACcgggaaaaaagagagaaaatgggATCGTCAAACGGATGGTGGTCTGTTGGGCCAAACAATGTGGAATATGCAGCAGTCCCCCACACACAATCAGTCTCTTCTCGTGATTGTGGGTTAAATGTGTAAAAGCCAGATCTCTGTAATGTCAGGGTAGTGCCGTCCTGGGTCCTCTAGTAAAACAGGGAGCTAGAGTTAGTAACGGGAGTCAAGTAAAAAAAGAACTAGTTAGTGACTGGAGTCTAGAGACACAGGGAGCTAGAGTTAGTGACACAGGGAGCTAGAGTTAGTGACTGGGGTCTAGTGACACAGGGAGCTAGAGTTAGTGACTGGGGTCTAGTGACACAGGGAGCTAGAGTTAGTGACTGGGGTCTAGTGAAACAGGGAGCTAGAGTTAGTGACTGGGGTCTAGTGACACAGGGAGCTAGAGTTAGTGACTGGGGTCTAGTGACACAGGGAGCTAGAGTTAGTGACTGGGGTCTAGTGACACAGGGAGCTAGAGTTAGTGACTGGGGTCTAGTGACACAGGGGGCTGGTGTCGCTGCTGGTCCTGATGTTGAACCGATATCCTCCGGGGACCCGTTCAGTGGGCTCCAGGGAACGCCTCGGTGCGGCGTTGGGCTGTTGCTCTGTGCTCTGCACCAGGGCTTGTGTTGCCAGGCAGTGTCACCTCCACAGTTCTGTGTACCAACCCCGGCATTGTACACGCAGACACCCAGAAGCAGGGCCGCTCTGGGCCGCCCCGACGTCTCCCAGCGATGGCCGTCACTCATCTCATGTCTTCGGACGTCGAGGCCATTATGAAGCTTGTGATGACACACTTTCCCCGCAGCACCTGCCACCACTTTGGTGTTATCATATGAAATAATTTGCACGTGTCTTCGAGGGGAGAACGTGAAGGTTAGGGGGGGAAAAATGATGTAATTTAGACTAGCGGCAAGGACCGGTGAAGGGGAAACACCAGGTGGCGACGTGTTTCAAATGATTCCATCAACGCGGTGTGTCTATGCGCCGGGCTCCCATCCATCACTGCCTCTAACAGCTTATGGCAGCCCTCCTCAATATGGTTGCCATGGCACCAGTGCTGCAACTTTCCTCATTCCCTTGGGTACGTTTTGATTTACGAGTTTGGAGCCTTGTGCATAAGTTTACATAAAGAACACAACCGAAAGAGGGAATaggatacgtgtgtgtgtgtgtgtgtgtgtgtgtgtgtgtgtgtgtgtgtgtgtgtgtgtgtgtgtgtgtgtgtgtgtgtgtgtgtgtgtgtgtgtgtgtgtgtgtggctgtgtgtgtgtgtggctgtgtgtggctgtgtgttgtcTGTTGTCTGTTGTCCTCAGTTTCATTCCCTGTGAGGCTCCAGAGTAAACAGTGTTTGTGCTAGCAGAGCTACAGTGTGAAGTAATCCCAGGGTTCAAAGTGCACTGGGGGACTTCATCGACCCTTCATCTGGTCCCTAACTCTGGGACTCGTTCGTAGTGACCCTAGGGCTTACACGACGCGTGTCAGACTCGATTACAAATCAAAAGTCCCCCCCCAGATGCACGGCCGTGTATTCGTCGGCAGACGACGCCTGCATCGCCCGAGTCCACAAGTCTTTTGGAATATCCCCTCGTGTTTCCGCGACGAACAATCAGCGCTCCAGCATCCATCTGCTCCCATTATGGGAGATAATCAACCATTATATAAAATGACTTTGAAATGAAAATACTGATTTGAAGCATCAATATTTCACCAGGCTGCGATTGCCTCCAGGGCATGTGTTGCATTATTGAGAGACAGAGCTGCACGCGGTTTGAAGCCTGTCGTGTGACGTGTATGtcacgcgtgtgcgtgtgtgtgtgtgagacacatacgctgtgtgtgtgggacatacgtgtgtgtatgtgagataACAGCCGATGTCTTCAATGCAGCCTCAGTACAGAAGGATGAAAGTCTGCATTACCAGTTTAGTTTAAAGGTATTAATCCTGCATATTAAGCCACACATCACCCCATCACCATATTGGCTTAATCCAGTAAACCCTTTTTAATTTCCATTAGACTGTTTAATGGCTTTTGTATATACGCCTGATACACAAAACTATATTTATCTGGACTAAATTTTTTTCTTAAATTACTTATTAATTCACTTATAACAGAAATGCACTTATTATTCATAGTAACTCCCAGAATTTGCGATAAGTAGTCAGGGAATGAGGCTGAAGTGCATTGCTCCGTGAAGCGTCTAAATATGCTGTGCAATAGCTTTTCTAAAGCCATTATTTTGTCATTCTAAGCTATTTGGGAAATTAATGTTGTTTGGGAGCTAGCGACAAAAGCAAGGACATTGTGTGCAGAAAAATGTGTCATTTCACGGAAGCATAATAAGGAAACAAATACTGAAGTAATTTGGGCCTATTGCCGTGATTCGTGCAGCACAAAGTATGTGCAATCGCATCATAAAGACGATCTGTTTCCTGATTTCACAACTAGGCTTGAGTTGTCAAAAGACGCCACCTAGTGTTTGACAGACGTAGATCGTTGAACGGGTCACAGTAAAGAAACCACAGCAGACCTCAGAGCTTGGGCTCAAACAGAACAGGACAGGAAACGTGAAACATGATTCGGtattctgtattatgttattctCAAAAAAATGACACATCCATTAAAAGTATCCACACAAATCATGAATCAAAAATAGTAAGGAATGTTTACAGTCCACTGCATACAAGCCACTCGATCTTCCACTGTTCAGTTTTATTTCCCGTGACGGTCGtcaggcggagagagagagactgggcgAGTTTCCTGGCAGCTAGGTCGGAGGAACCAAACACAAAGTTGGGCCGCTTCGTTGGAGGACGGAGAGGAGAACTTCCTCTTACCGCCGTAGCCCGCCATCTCGTGTCAACGCCACACTGTCACGTCACTGTCCCCGCGCCCAATCGAGGACAAATATACAAAGAGCGGTCTGTGCCCTCGCAGCGGACGGACGGACGCCCTCAGCGGTCCAGCGAGCGCTTCTGGATGGCCTCCGAAACAGCCGTGCGCAGCAGGGCGATGACGGAACGAGGGTCGGCGCTCCCGATCACCGCGCTGCCTGACACGATCATGTTGGCTCCGGCCTGTAGGGCGGCGCCGTGTGGAGAACCAAACGCACATGTGAGGTTCACAGCCAAACACAACCATGGGGGAATAGTAACAATGGGAACCGTGGGCGTTAAAGGTGAGATATTATACCAACGCGAGTTGGTGCGAGCGTGATTAAccgttgcaagccgttttgaaaatcggcctcttctgacatcacaagtgggcgtggccacctagatgtatgacggatagatgagcaacgtttgctacagtccagcaggtaggctggtagactgatctacccagcacacatctaggtggacacgcccactcgtgatgtcagaagaggctgattttcaaaacggctaacCACCGTGAACCACCGTGACCCACAGCGACCCTCATACCTCGGCACAGCGGTGGATGGTGTCGGGGCCCACACCTCCGTCCACCTCGATGTCCAGCGAGGGGAACTGGCTCCGCAGCCAGCTGACCTGAGACCCACGGGAGTTACATGGTTAACATCATGGATCCACTAGTTAGCTAGTACTGAATATCATGGATCCACTAGTTAGCTAGTACAAAGCACCATGGATCCACTAGTTAGCTACTACCAAACATCCTGGATCCACTAGTTAGCTATTACCAAGTATCAGACTGCCACTAGTTAGCTAGGACCAAACATCATGTATCCAGTAGTTGGCTGGTACCAAAAATATGTATCCACTACAGGTGGTTTGGCCGATTGGAATTTCACTGAGTTTGAAATACACCAGGCCTTTATTGTGATAAGCAAGTGTTTTGTTATCCATTGGTCATAATGAGAATGTATTTCCTCATACAGAATCATACtctggttgttgtagtttaaaTTGCCATCAGGTTTAACTTagtaataaacaaacatgttacatccacacacacacttcttaaaCCACATTACAATAATGGAGAGTGGTTCACCTTGGGCATCATGTCCACCATGAACTTCTGTCCGCCGAAGCCAGGCTCCACGGTCATGACCAGGGCCATGTCGATCTGGTTGGCCCAGGGAGCCAGCTCCTCTACGGTGGTCCCAGGCTTGATGGCCAGGCCCACCTACAACAGACACCACACATAGTCTGAGATGAGTCTACCACATGACACCCAGATGTTCTACCACATTATGGGCAGCatgaggctcaggaggtagagcgggttggctggtgacCGCAAggatgctagttcgatccccgggcccctcctagctgagtatcgaggtgtccctgagcgagacacctcgcCCTAACTGCTCATGACGAGCtgactgtcgccttgcgtggctgacaccgccgtcagtgtgaatgaatgagtgaatgcatgggtgattgttaggcaatattgtaaagtgcaTTGAGTGGGAAAGCGCTGtaaaaatgcagtccatttacaatgATCTCGTCGTTAGCCTCATGTCACAATGAAAAGGGAATGCTAACTTGATAGACTTCCAGAAAGGTACACAGccaatacataaatacacacccaAAGCAAAAGCCAATACAGTGTATTGGCTTTGCCAGCTCACCTTCATCCCGGCCTCTCTGATCTCCTTGATGAGGTTCCCAGGGTTGGTCGTGGACTCCAGGTGAAACGTGTACTGATTGGCTCCGGCTGCAGACATGGGCTTCACCCACTGCTCCGGCCGGGACACCATCATGTGCATGTCTGCCCCGGgacacaacaaacaacacattcaATCTATGGGGTCCAAAGGTCATGCGTCAGAATCGAGTTTTCTATGGGTGAAATGTTCTTACCAAAGAAGGGATCCGGCCCTAAAGACTTCCGCAAGCACTCGACCATCGGATGTCCAAAGGTTAAGTTGGGGACGAAGTGTCTGAAAGGAGGACATTGGGACATCAGTGTGAAGCTGCGTCTGGAGCTGCAGCCTGCAACTGCGGTCACAAAGTTGCACTAAGTTCTCCAAACAAAGATCTGATGGGGAAATGAGGAAGGTAGTTGCTTCATTCAAATATCCTGCACAATCCGGCCATAACAACACGGTTTATAATCGAAATACACCCGGCGATCACAGATACGAGTTCAATTAGATTGACTGGAGGACAGCTAGCCCGATGCTAACTCTACTAGCCGTGTACTTGCATCCAGCTCTTCGCCTGTTCGTCACGTTACGGTTATTCTGCAGAACAGGGGACCTGGTGCTCACCCGTCCATCACGTCCAAGTGCAGGTAGTCCGCCCCGCACTCCAGCATCCGGACGCACTCGCTGCCCAGGCGGGCCAGGTCGCTGCTGAGGATGGACGGCCCGATCTTCGCTGTGTACGCCATGCtgtggtctgtctgtgtgtgggtgggtgtgttgtgtatgtgtgctctgC from the Gadus macrocephalus chromosome 20, ASM3116895v1 genome contains:
- the rpe gene encoding ribulose-phosphate 3-epimerase, whose amino-acid sequence is MAYTAKIGPSILSSDLARLGSECVRMLECGADYLHLDVMDGHFVPNLTFGHPMVECLRKSLGPDPFFDMHMMVSRPEQWVKPMSAAGANQYTFHLESTTNPGNLIKEIREAGMKVGLAIKPGTTVEELAPWANQIDMALVMTVEPGFGGQKFMVDMMPKVSWLRSQFPSLDIEVDGGVGPDTIHRCAEAGANMIVSGSAVIGSADPRSVIALLRTAVSEAIQKRSLDR